From Ruminococcus sp. HUN007, a single genomic window includes:
- the rplT gene encoding 50S ribosomal protein L20 has protein sequence MARVKGAMMTRKRRNKTLKLAKGYWGAKSKHFKMAKQAVMKSGNYAYVGRKQKKRNFRQLWITRISAAAKLNGMNYSTLMNGLKKADITLNRKMLSEIAINDPEGFTAIAEKAKAAL, from the coding sequence ATGGCACGTGTTAAGGGTGCGATGATGACTCGTAAGAGAAGAAACAAGACTCTCAAGCTTGCTAAGGGCTACTGGGGAGCTAAGAGCAAACACTTCAAGATGGCTAAACAGGCCGTAATGAAGTCAGGCAACTATGCATACGTAGGACGTAAGCAGAAGAAGCGTAACTTCAGACAGCTCTGGATCACAAGAATCAGCGCTGCAGCTAAGCTCAACGGCATGAACTACTCAACACTTATGAACGGTCTTAAGAAGGCTGACATCACATTAAACAGAAAGATGCTCTCAGAGATCGCAATCAACGATCCTGAAGGTTTCACAGCAATTGCTGAAAAGGCAAAGGCTGCTCTTTAA
- a CDS encoding lectin like domain-containing protein yields the protein MKKVIAITSLAAVFAFYSLIYDGICDTSGERLIYTEHVSYREGEEETLTATSFLDAIDIAMAENETDPETTEFPEKFSLTDLGIITKVKKQGDYGMCWAIAATDSVETQLIENGIDDNPDLSEWHMAYFAYRGYKPLMSTEENVFNTGGTNTIAAATLSRWQGLITEEKAPYGTVQSMEPYMQYASDYKVTDVLNVHPLSSAHVKHSVNFMKELVYNHNAVAAACYSRPEYYNEFTHAHYVDEEGAGIDHAILVVGWDDNYSRKNFRRDRSQPEHDGAWLVKNSWGTDWGDKGYFWISYEDKSFCEAGCYNSVPADTYSTNYQYDEAGWCVSISADANQKNLSGYMANTFTAENDDPITAVAFYTTEDDADYEISVYTGTDPSSRSYSPVNGTLASYTTGSQRYTGYHTVNLETPVRVKQGDKFSVVVKLTNHESPYCIPMEASAATVSAGFFSSHTYLFHTFAESETDSSYISLDGKTWYLTTNKRYSYNYPEYLGLSAPLKKLRSIVLGNTCLKAFSSPADSVKLPEEPDPPVITEPAVTTEPEVTGPAETTAVTTEVPPLAEDKFDLTKDGKVNVLDLNIMLSYFAGTLINPEKYDTDLNEDGKTAITDLILLKERLTGTQYSIDTSN from the coding sequence ATGAAAAAAGTTATTGCAATCACCAGTCTTGCTGCTGTTTTCGCATTCTACAGCCTTATTTACGACGGCATATGTGACACATCAGGGGAAAGACTTATCTACACCGAACATGTCAGCTACCGCGAGGGCGAGGAAGAAACGCTGACTGCCACATCATTCCTTGATGCCATTGACATTGCAATGGCTGAGAACGAGACAGACCCTGAAACAACCGAGTTTCCTGAAAAATTCAGTCTGACTGATCTCGGTATCATAACAAAAGTCAAAAAACAGGGTGACTACGGCATGTGCTGGGCGATTGCCGCAACAGATTCCGTTGAAACTCAGCTTATAGAAAACGGTATAGATGATAATCCTGATCTTTCAGAATGGCACATGGCCTACTTTGCCTACCGCGGATACAAGCCTCTTATGTCAACCGAGGAAAATGTATTCAACACCGGCGGCACCAACACTATTGCCGCCGCCACGCTCTCACGCTGGCAGGGTCTGATAACCGAGGAAAAGGCTCCGTACGGAACTGTTCAGAGCATGGAACCGTACATGCAGTACGCATCAGACTACAAGGTAACTGACGTACTTAATGTCCACCCTCTCAGTTCCGCTCATGTAAAGCATTCAGTAAATTTCATGAAGGAACTCGTATACAATCACAACGCGGTTGCAGCAGCCTGCTACAGCCGCCCGGAATATTACAATGAGTTTACCCATGCACACTATGTTGACGAAGAAGGCGCAGGTATCGACCATGCCATCCTCGTTGTCGGATGGGACGACAACTACTCCAGGAAGAATTTCCGCCGTGACCGCAGCCAGCCTGAACACGACGGTGCCTGGCTTGTAAAGAACAGCTGGGGAACAGACTGGGGCGATAAAGGTTACTTCTGGATCTCATACGAAGACAAAAGCTTCTGCGAAGCAGGATGCTACAACAGCGTTCCGGCTGACACCTACTCGACCAATTACCAGTACGATGAAGCCGGATGGTGCGTATCGATATCTGCTGACGCAAACCAGAAAAATCTTTCAGGATACATGGCAAACACATTCACAGCCGAAAACGATGACCCGATAACAGCAGTGGCATTCTACACCACTGAAGATGATGCAGATTATGAAATATCTGTCTACACAGGCACAGATCCTTCATCACGCTCATACTCTCCTGTAAACGGCACTCTCGCTTCATACACAACCGGCTCACAGCGCTATACCGGATACCACACGGTAAATCTTGAAACTCCTGTACGCGTAAAACAGGGCGACAAGTTTTCAGTTGTTGTAAAGCTTACAAATCATGAATCTCCTTACTGCATTCCGATGGAGGCTTCAGCAGCCACAGTTTCAGCCGGATTCTTCTCATCTCACACCTATCTTTTCCACACATTCGCTGAAAGCGAAACTGACAGCAGCTACATAAGCCTTGACGGAAAGACATGGTACCTTACCACAAACAAGCGTTACTCATACAACTACCCTGAGTATCTCGGACTTTCCGCTCCGCTGAAGAAACTCAGATCAATAGTTTTAGGCAACACATGCCTTAAAGCATTCTCATCTCCGGCAGATTCAGTAAAACTGCCGGAGGAACCGGATCCTCCTGTAATCACTGAACCGGCAGTTACGACAGAACCTGAAGTTACCGGACCTGCAGAAACCACCGCAGTGACCACAGAGGTGCCTCCTCTTGCCGAAGACAAATTCGACCTGACCAAAGACGGAAAAGTTAATGTCCTTGATCTGAACATCATGCTCAGCTACTTCGCCGGCACGCTTATAAATCCGGAAAAATATGACACCGACCTGAATGAAGACGGAAAAACAGCTATAACTGATCTTATACTGCTGAAAGAACGTCTTACAGGTACACAGTACAGTATCGATACTTCAAACTGA
- a CDS encoding radical SAM protein, whose amino-acid sequence MTKKKDMRALAAAREIKLRHLFFELTMRCNEHCLHCGSRCGDVKAEEMTPAQYHEVMKQIAEDFDTKSFTLCITGGEPLIRTDFFDIMDDANKQGFLWGMTSNGILITPEVAKDLKRTGMKTISISIDGTEATHDAFRQTPGGWKRAMEGVQNLIDVGGFQHIQITTVVTHQNIGQLDELYRIFNDMDIDSWRIVNIDPIGRANEHPELLMTNEDIVHMFEYIRNMRIKGEPVTYGCEHYLGMDYEREVRDWYFRCEAGYGVASIMSNGDITACLDIERRPEFIMGNIFRDRFKDVWENKFEIFRKGLTCGECEKCGEYEFCKGGAYHTWNFDENRPNVCFKDVLF is encoded by the coding sequence ATGACCAAGAAAAAAGATATGCGTGCACTTGCTGCGGCGCGTGAGATAAAACTCAGGCATCTGTTCTTCGAACTTACCATGCGGTGCAATGAGCACTGTCTGCACTGCGGAAGCAGATGCGGTGATGTTAAGGCGGAGGAAATGACACCTGCACAGTATCACGAAGTCATGAAGCAGATAGCTGAAGATTTTGATACAAAATCATTCACACTCTGCATCACAGGCGGCGAACCGCTTATCAGAACAGACTTTTTTGATATAATGGATGACGCAAACAAGCAGGGATTCCTCTGGGGCATGACCTCAAACGGTATTCTCATCACACCTGAAGTTGCAAAGGATCTTAAAAGAACAGGCATGAAGACTATTTCCATAAGCATAGACGGAACCGAAGCGACACATGATGCTTTCAGACAGACACCGGGCGGATGGAAAAGAGCCATGGAAGGCGTTCAGAACCTTATTGACGTGGGCGGATTCCAGCATATTCAGATAACAACAGTCGTTACTCATCAGAACATCGGCCAGCTTGACGAGCTGTACCGCATTTTCAACGACATGGACATAGATTCCTGGAGAATCGTAAACATCGATCCTATAGGAAGAGCAAATGAGCACCCGGAACTCCTCATGACGAACGAAGACATCGTTCACATGTTCGAATACATCAGAAACATGAGGATCAAGGGCGAACCTGTTACATACGGATGTGAGCACTACCTCGGAATGGACTACGAACGCGAGGTACGTGACTGGTATTTCCGCTGTGAAGCAGGCTACGGAGTGGCAAGTATAATGTCAAACGGCGATATTACTGCCTGTCTTGACATCGAGCGCCGTCCGGAATTCATAATGGGCAACATTTTCAGAGATCGTTTCAAAGACGTCTGGGAAAACAAATTTGAAATATTCAGAAAAGGTCTTACCTGCGGGGAATGTGAAAAGTGCGGTGAATATGAATTCTGCAAGGGCGGAGCATATCACACCTGGAACTTTGATGAAAACAGACCTAACGTATGCTTCAAAGACGTCCTTTTCTGA
- a CDS encoding dockerin type I repeat-containing protein → MIRKRLLTGFMALALALSGVAALSQKSIDVVSAKETYPVGTPDFSRDFGDVEKWPDAVYKVEPTPHDNFHTRVFYKYKIFYIYAGRVDYCDYLCGDVNKDGVVNVTDIVKTAYYAKTRCGNFAPDEYFIADANYDGTIDNKDVDLIASIVKGKF, encoded by the coding sequence ATGATAAGAAAAAGACTTTTAACAGGATTTATGGCCCTTGCGCTGGCACTCAGCGGTGTAGCAGCTTTATCACAGAAAAGCATTGATGTAGTCAGTGCGAAAGAAACATACCCGGTAGGTACGCCTGATTTTTCAAGGGACTTTGGTGACGTTGAGAAATGGCCAGATGCAGTATACAAAGTTGAACCTACACCACATGATAATTTTCATACACGTGTTTTTTATAAGTATAAGATATTTTACATTTATGCTGGAAGGGTAGATTACTGCGATTATCTTTGCGGTGATGTCAATAAAGATGGTGTAGTGAATGTTACAGATATAGTTAAGACAGCTTATTATGCTAAGACAAGATGTGGAAATTTTGCACCTGATGAATATTTTATTGCTGATGCCAATTATGACGGCACAATAGATAATAAGGACGTTGATCTTATTGCATCAATAGTTAAAGGCAAGTTCTGA
- a CDS encoding flavodoxin domain-containing protein: MKALVIYTSQTGFTKRYAGWLAEELGGEAVDLNDVKNASEERFSGYDTIVYGGWANAGKIVRAEWFLKKAPSWKDKKLAVFCVGAAKAGDQNMRNALNKALDTEQKKYIGIFYLPGGMNYEKLKAGSRLLMKAYAAMLKKKPETREYGEMISKSFDMSDRKYLEPVLKYLGNTD, encoded by the coding sequence ATGAAAGCACTTGTAATTTACACTTCACAGACCGGCTTTACAAAGCGTTATGCCGGATGGCTGGCTGAAGAACTCGGCGGAGAAGCTGTTGATTTAAACGATGTGAAAAATGCATCTGAAGAACGCTTTTCGGGATACGACACCATTGTCTACGGCGGATGGGCAAACGCCGGAAAGATAGTGCGTGCAGAATGGTTCTTAAAAAAAGCTCCGTCCTGGAAAGACAAAAAACTTGCCGTGTTCTGCGTTGGTGCAGCGAAGGCCGGCGATCAGAATATGAGAAATGCGCTGAACAAGGCACTTGACACCGAGCAGAAAAAATACATCGGCATTTTCTATCTGCCGGGCGGAATGAACTACGAAAAGCTGAAGGCAGGCAGCAGACTTCTTATGAAAGCGTATGCCGCAATGCTGAAGAAAAAGCCTGAAACACGGGAATACGGCGAAATGATATCAAAGTCATTCGATATGTCAGACAGAAAATATCTTGAACCGGTACTGAAATATCTGGGAAACACTGATTAA
- a CDS encoding RNA methyltransferase — protein MKFESGVVLTVITSKDNPSVKLYMKLSSSKKERKNSGLYVLEGFRLIEDAVNEKAPVKQLFFTEDAYGKYSDELSQADLKEVKILIISNELGIKISCTEKPQGVFAICEMPPARSLEKEINKNGRYVVLHGLQDPGNLGMIIRTADAVGMDGVILSESCELYSPKVIRSTMGSAFRMKIFESRDTDELFSCLESNGIKSYAAVIDKDAVDLRTIRFEGGCAVFIGNEGNGLPAEIASRCTVKATIRMSGHINSLNAAMATGIFMWEMSGSSIH, from the coding sequence ATGAAATTTGAAAGTGGTGTTGTTTTGACTGTAATTACATCAAAGGACAATCCGTCAGTTAAACTTTACATGAAGCTTTCGTCATCCAAGAAAGAGAGGAAAAATTCGGGACTCTATGTTCTTGAGGGTTTTCGTCTCATTGAAGATGCGGTAAATGAAAAAGCTCCGGTTAAACAGCTCTTCTTCACTGAAGATGCTTACGGAAAATACTCTGATGAGCTATCCCAGGCTGATTTGAAAGAAGTAAAGATCCTGATTATTTCAAATGAGCTTGGAATAAAAATTTCATGTACGGAAAAGCCGCAGGGAGTTTTTGCAATATGCGAAATGCCGCCTGCGCGTTCTCTTGAAAAAGAAATAAATAAAAACGGAAGATATGTAGTCCTTCACGGACTTCAGGATCCGGGAAATCTGGGGATGATCATAAGGACGGCTGATGCTGTGGGAATGGACGGGGTGATCCTTTCCGAAAGCTGCGAACTTTACAGCCCGAAGGTGATAAGGTCCACAATGGGGTCGGCATTCCGAATGAAGATATTTGAAAGCCGTGATACGGATGAACTGTTCTCATGTCTGGAATCGAACGGTATAAAAAGCTATGCAGCTGTTATAGACAAGGATGCAGTCGATCTGAGGACGATCAGATTTGAAGGCGGCTGTGCCGTATTTATCGGAAACGAAGGCAATGGTCTTCCTGCTGAAATAGCATCACGGTGCACGGTAAAGGCAACTATCAGAATGTCGGGTCACATAAATTCGCTGAATGCCGCAATGGCCACCGGTATATTTATGTGGGAAATGTCCGGAAGCAGTATACACTGA
- the rpmI gene encoding 50S ribosomal protein L35, translated as MAKVKVKTHSGAKKRFKVTGTGKFKYQKTNRRHRLTQKDTKRKRSNRASGVADSTNMGALKQLMPYA; from the coding sequence ATGGCTAAGGTTAAGGTTAAAACACATTCAGGAGCCAAGAAGCGTTTTAAGGTTACTGGAACAGGCAAGTTCAAGTACCAGAAGACAAACAGAAGACACAGATTAACTCAGAAGGATACAAAGAGAAAGAGAAGCAACCGTGCTTCAGGCGTAGCTGATTCAACAAACATGGGCGCACTCAAGCAGTTAATGCCATACGCATAA
- a CDS encoding DUF3791 domain-containing protein, producing MTKETEYFIFLLEQYAQYSGTTASKVLEKWDSLKITDFIIDMYERYHCEAIENAFEDIDELIAERTENH from the coding sequence ATGACAAAGGAAACCGAATACTTCATCTTCCTTCTGGAACAGTACGCTCAGTACAGTGGCACTACAGCCAGCAAAGTACTTGAAAAATGGGATTCACTGAAAATTACTGATTTCATTATTGATATGTATGAACGTTATCACTGCGAAGCTATCGAGAATGCTTTCGAGGACATTGATGAACTGATTGCAGAACGAACTGAAAATCATTAA
- a CDS encoding amidase domain-containing protein, which produces MRKIPAVLLTAVLVAAAVFAVICAIPAEFDDNDTHDRFKGDHEIRHLTLCAEKSSEDSDGDGVADCCDPEPDQANRFYNRSVVREYAKAASVELQNGTFRYLSPTQGDSATNCANFVSQCLYAGGFEMNEEWYMKKYSGRTSSLKRLSDKIITTAERFVSGSFGTGNANDYTDMDYEWSLIWSCAGDQLEYGTEHFFEGKYEVNTFDEFYEIIRKADIQTGDVIYQSVGNIYHVVIISDIDEEGTVYIASHNPPLFDCRLDEDGWKKHGFQGGAVIAEVKDICE; this is translated from the coding sequence ATGAGAAAAATACCCGCAGTACTTCTTACTGCTGTACTGGTTGCTGCAGCCGTGTTTGCAGTTATCTGCGCTATTCCGGCAGAGTTTGATGATAACGATACTCATGACAGATTTAAAGGCGATCATGAGATAAGACATCTGACTTTATGTGCCGAAAAATCCTCTGAGGACAGTGATGGTGACGGAGTGGCGGATTGCTGTGATCCGGAGCCGGATCAAGCAAACAGATTTTATAACAGAAGCGTAGTTCGTGAATATGCAAAAGCTGCTTCCGTGGAGCTGCAGAACGGGACGTTCAGATATCTTTCTCCGACACAGGGTGACAGCGCTACCAACTGTGCGAATTTTGTTTCACAGTGTCTGTATGCAGGCGGGTTTGAGATGAATGAAGAATGGTACATGAAAAAATACAGCGGAAGAACATCTTCATTAAAACGTCTCTCCGATAAAATAATCACAACTGCAGAACGCTTTGTTTCCGGAAGTTTCGGCACAGGTAATGCAAATGACTACACGGACATGGATTATGAATGGTCGCTTATCTGGTCCTGTGCCGGCGACCAGCTTGAATACGGCACGGAGCATTTCTTTGAAGGGAAATACGAAGTAAATACATTTGATGAATTTTATGAGATCATCCGGAAAGCAGATATACAGACCGGTGATGTTATTTATCAGAGCGTCGGTAACATTTATCATGTGGTCATAATTTCAGATATAGACGAAGAAGGCACAGTCTATATCGCTTCACATAATCCGCCGCTGTTTGACTGCAGGCTTGATGAGGACGGCTGGAAAAAGCACGGATTTCAGGGCGGAGCGGTTATCGCAGAGGTGAAGGATATCTGTGAATAA
- a CDS encoding YihY/virulence factor BrkB family protein — MKKPLKIAQKIMGFCDMISADNIGSFAASAAYFFILSFFPLVMLLMSLLRYTNLTRDQLTDLLAEAVPPELHSIMVGIISEVYGKTALTVSLSALVILWTAGKGFMALKNGMDIAVGASKKRNYFWLRILGTFNAVILMAVILAALALGVFGQMLEDMIEKHIDFPGDFVMFIVTFRKVIMLAGFGLLFTLAFLFTPDWKRSERNSRRKVRILSLLPGALVSSVGWHLYSALFSYYLRCSHGFENMYGSLATLIGAMFWLYGCIYLILIGLEINVYLMTDVHDAGTAG; from the coding sequence ATGAAAAAACCACTTAAGATCGCACAGAAGATAATGGGCTTCTGCGATATGATAAGCGCCGACAACATCGGATCATTTGCGGCCAGTGCTGCATACTTTTTTATACTGTCATTTTTTCCGCTGGTAATGCTGCTTATGTCGCTGCTGCGGTACACCAATCTTACCCGTGACCAGCTGACAGATCTGCTTGCAGAGGCAGTGCCGCCGGAACTGCATTCGATAATGGTCGGCATAATTTCCGAGGTTTACGGGAAAACGGCTCTTACCGTTTCGCTTTCCGCACTGGTTATACTGTGGACTGCGGGCAAGGGGTTCATGGCGCTGAAAAACGGCATGGACATTGCCGTTGGAGCATCGAAGAAGCGTAATTATTTCTGGCTGAGGATCCTCGGTACGTTCAATGCCGTAATTCTCATGGCTGTAATACTGGCGGCACTTGCCCTCGGCGTATTCGGCCAGATGCTTGAAGATATGATTGAAAAGCACATTGATTTTCCCGGCGACTTTGTCATGTTCATTGTGACATTCCGAAAGGTCATCATGCTTGCAGGCTTCGGACTGCTTTTTACGCTGGCCTTTCTTTTTACACCGGACTGGAAAAGAAGCGAAAGAAATTCCCGCAGAAAAGTCCGTATACTTTCACTGCTTCCCGGTGCACTGGTGAGCTCGGTGGGATGGCATCTTTACTCCGCGCTGTTTTCATACTATCTCAGATGTTCACACGGTTTTGAAAATATGTACGGAAGCCTTGCAACACTTATCGGTGCGATGTTCTGGCTTTACGGATGCATTTATCTCATACTGATCGGACTTGAGATAAATGTGTACCTGATGACTGATGTACATGATGCCGGTACAGCCGGATAA
- a CDS encoding GNAT family N-acetyltransferase codes for MIREADEKDLKGLLELYLHLHETRVPETDEKLKNTWNKILGNSDYHLIVAEENGKIVSSCTCIVVPNLTRGGLPYALDENVVTHTDYRGRHLASACLEYAGKIAEENDCYKIMLITGFHDPKTHDFYRNAGYSSDGKTAYYRLIKEVNWKA; via the coding sequence ATGATAAGAGAAGCTGATGAAAAAGATCTGAAGGGACTGCTTGAATTATATCTTCATCTGCATGAAACAAGAGTTCCGGAAACAGATGAAAAACTGAAAAACACATGGAATAAAATACTCGGAAACAGCGATTACCATCTGATCGTTGCAGAAGAAAACGGCAAAATAGTTTCCTCATGCACATGTATCGTTGTACCTAATCTGACAAGGGGCGGCCTGCCGTATGCGCTTGACGAAAATGTCGTAACGCATACCGATTACCGCGGACGGCATCTTGCATCAGCATGTCTGGAGTATGCAGGAAAAATCGCAGAAGAAAATGACTGCTACAAAATAATGCTGATAACCGGATTCCATGATCCGAAAACCCATGACTTCTACAGAAACGCCGGTTACAGCAGTGACGGGAAAACGGCGTATTATCGTCTGATTAAAGAAGTGAACTGGAAAGCATAA
- the infC gene encoding translation initiation factor IF-3, giving the protein MTISNKELQINEEIRDKELRVIGNDGEQLGMLSAAEALEIAYERNLDLVKIAPQATPPVCKIMDYGKYCFEQAKREKEARKNQKIVEIKEIRMFSNIDTNDFNTKVNQACKFLKSGDKVKASVRFRKRAIAHPELGGELLERFKEACLEVGVVEKPAKMEGRSLVMFISPKTNK; this is encoded by the coding sequence CTGACGATTAGCAACAAGGAACTGCAGATAAACGAAGAGATTCGCGACAAAGAGCTTCGTGTCATTGGTAATGACGGTGAACAGCTTGGAATGCTTTCAGCGGCAGAAGCGCTGGAGATAGCTTATGAAAGGAATCTGGATCTGGTAAAGATCGCTCCGCAGGCAACACCGCCTGTATGCAAGATCATGGATTACGGCAAGTACTGTTTTGAACAGGCTAAGCGTGAGAAGGAAGCAAGAAAGAACCAGAAGATAGTTGAAATAAAAGAGATCAGAATGTTCTCCAATATCGATACTAACGATTTCAATACCAAGGTAAATCAGGCATGCAAATTCCTGAAGTCAGGTGATAAAGTCAAGGCTTCGGTACGTTTCCGTAAGAGAGCTATCGCTCATCCGGAACTCGGTGGAGAATTGCTTGAGCGTTTCAAGGAAGCTTGTCTGGAGGTTGGCGTTGTTGAAAAGCCGGCAAAGATGGAAGGACGTAGCCTTGTTATGTTCATTTCACCAAAGACGAATAAGTAA
- a CDS encoding DUF3990 domain-containing protein — MKLYHGSYTEVQKPVLLPSNRALDFGKAFYLTSDYEQAKKWAKLTAERKRTASAVVNEFDFDDTKLSDLNVLHFESADHDWLKFVSECRTNRNYSDEYDLISGPVANDQTFEVIQLYFIGAYDEEEALRRLLPFKLKDQYAFKTEKSLELLTFRRAVFV, encoded by the coding sequence ATGAAACTTTACCACGGAAGCTACACCGAAGTTCAGAAACCCGTACTTTTACCAAGTAACCGTGCACTGGACTTCGGCAAAGCTTTTTATCTGACATCTGATTATGAACAGGCTAAAAAATGGGCTAAACTTACGGCTGAACGAAAAAGAACTGCTTCTGCTGTAGTAAACGAATTCGATTTTGATGATACAAAATTATCAGATCTTAACGTTCTTCATTTTGAATCAGCAGATCATGACTGGCTGAAATTTGTAAGTGAATGCAGAACAAACAGAAACTACTCTGATGAATATGATCTTATTTCGGGACCAGTTGCAAATGATCAGACATTTGAAGTGATTCAGCTCTATTTTATCGGAGCATATGATGAAGAAGAAGCATTACGAAGGCTCCTTCCATTCAAACTTAAAGATCAGTATGCATTCAAAACAGAAAAATCACTTGAACTGCTTACATTCAGAAGGGCGGTGTTCGTATGA